One window of the Podospora pseudopauciseta strain CBS 411.78 chromosome 4, whole genome shotgun sequence genome contains the following:
- a CDS encoding hypothetical protein (EggNog:ENOG503P4SB), with amino-acid sequence METSAPKRRRTSPRTAVQIQPESQVSPSAPLSAETPDSTGGLTRALRKQLDLRSAKRDATSAEERGQNTGANVGEEDKGLRSPARRPKAKSALPRPVPRPLPPPAPEEAAEAINPFARRGLRRSPPLGVLPEVVVPEPELPPTPERPDPVVSTPPSGIHNTPSRRPKRSKALAERIKSSSPLKQPPVRPAEPGQLDDPTHQPPPSPGKKGQQSPRPAPPEPTTAELRGLRPIDPDADKKNLLNSLHAELASLEKDLSLATAENERLRQSRLAKKEASPPPNPEEILSLLRRHALPPEKEPLPTPADDWLASALNPISFLPFSKPLSSSPPEPTPDNLDKPIISHHPLPMSAAESLPFLRAFTPLSFTSQIFPLPREEEEEPLVQQHFITVASAKPCRGLFTARIEMSVNTRTLGVTGIAVPRMDPAGAEGELGPFVRRIVDGLGDGGVASSGLGNNISVLTWAMGEWVRVGVERAKVWRVLEREVGDKRRLGGMVRKLRERKKRNRVRKRGGEEDEDEEEGDGEEEEERYDTGELLPYMGKTCLDLEVPVLNGKGEGEGEVSGLRVMWKIEFDWTGEARSDIGVLVGMPGKWRKHDKRGQLSGIPRLFDELVQGGEDPLIAVRTVVSLLAGEQTS; translated from the exons ATGGAAACTTCAGCGCCCAAGAGAAGGAGAACCTCACCTCGAACCGCTGTTCAGATACAGCCCGAGTCGCAAGTATCACCAAGTGCGCCTCTGTCCGCCGAGACCCCCGATAGCACCGGGGGCTTAACACGAGCGCTTAGAAAGCAGCTCGACCTACGGTCCGCGAAACGGGATGCGACATCAGCAGAGGAGAGGGGTCAGAACACCGGAGCCAACGTaggcgaggaggataagGGCCTCCGTTCACCAGCAAGACGACCGAAAGCGAAAAGCGCACTTCCAAGACCCGTACCACgaccactcccacccccggcacccgaggaggctgccgaagCAATCAACCCCTTTGCTCGCCGAGGTCTCCGGCGATCACCACCCCTCGGCGTGCTCCCCGAGGTTGTAGTTCCCGAACCAGAGCTCCCGCCAACCCCCGAACGACCCGATCCCGTAGTCAGCACGCCTCCATCAGGGATACACAACACCCCGTCTAGAAGACCAAAACGAAGCAAGGCCCTAGCGGAGAGAATCAAGAGCtcatcccccctcaaacaGCCCCCCGTTCGACCAGCAGAACCAGGCCAGCTCGACGatcccacccaccaaccgcccccatcccccgGCAAAAAGGGCCAGCAAAGCCCCCGTCCAGCACCCCCCGAACCCACAACCGCGGAACTACGAGGCCTAAGACCCATCGACCCCGATGCAGACAAGAAGaacctcctcaactccctccaCGCAGAACTCGCCTCCCTAGAAAAAgacctctccctcgccacaGCAGAAAACGAGCGCCTAAGGCAAAGTCGTCTTGCCAAAAAGGAagcctccccaccaccaaacccagaagagatcctctccctcctccggcggcacgccctccccccagagAAAGAACCCCTCCCCACACCAGCAGATGACTGGCTCGCCTCGGCGCTCAACCctatctccttcctcccgtTCAGCAAgcctctttcttcttctcctcccgaACCGACCCCGGATAACCTAGACAAACCGATCAtatcccaccaccctctccccatgTCAGCAGCTGAATCCCTCCCTTTTCTCCGGGCGTTCACACCATTAAGTTTTACGTCTCAAATATTCCCTTTGCCgcgggaagaagaagaagagccgCTGGTGCAGCAGCATTTTATCACTGTTGCTTCGGCTAAGCCTTGTAGGGGGTTGTTCACGGCGAGGATTGAGATGAGTGTTAATACCAGGACTTTGGGGGTGACGGGGATTGCGGTGCCGAGGATGGATCCGGCTGGGGCcgagggggagttggggccGTTTGTGAGGAGGATTGTTGACGGGCtgggggatggcggggtgGCGAGTAGTGGGTTGGGGAACAATATTAGTGTGTTGACTTGGGCGATGGGGGagtgggtgagggtgggggtggagagggccaaggtttggagggttttggaacgggaggtgggggataagaggcggttgggggggatggtgaggaagttgagggagaggaagaagaggaatagggtgagaaagagggggggcgaggaggatgaggatgaggaggagggggacggggaggaggaagaggagaggtaTGATACTGGTGAGCTGCTCCCGTATATGGGGAAGACGTGCTTGGATCTCGAGGTTCCGGTGTTGaatggaaagggggagggggagggggaggtgtcggggttgagggtgatgtGGAAGATTGAGTTCGACTGGacgggggaggcgaggagtgATAttggggttttggtggggATGCCGGGGAAGT GGCGTAAACATGACAAAAGGGGGCAATTGTCTGGGATACCGAGGCTGTTTGACGAGCTTGTACAGGGAGGTGAAGATCCTCTTATCGCTGTACGGACGGTGGTGTCTCTGCTTGCTGGGGAGCAGACATCATGA
- a CDS encoding hypothetical protein (EggNog:ENOG503P1ZN; COG:S): MRRSIFTAQPAARAMSRALSNQPTRRAFASTPATPIEPSKEQAHPIGPFYESVLRTPSGPFPKVKPEEPPVTSQSNPKSMPDPAPAPAEKPPAEKEEPTEKQAPAAEEKPSTKPAPAPPKEEKPKPSPKAAAVEEEKPVEAPIAEEKKPLKRTRKPRSTGTKVIFGSSLAGPAERAERLARIKSESRLINGVLVPPKPEEPDNCCMSGCVNCVWDRFRDEMEDWAAKSKLAEARMEAATEVGEQVGVTQDSIESTNTTSTTMEDDGGGSVANWDPDGKTTRDLWDEELYKNVPVGIREFMKQEKKLKEKHAREGTLGG; encoded by the exons atgCGGAGATCCATCTTCACTGCGCAGCCCGCCGCGCGCGCTATGAGCCGGGCCCTGAGCAACCAGCCCACCCGCCGCGCATTCGCTTCCACCCCCGCGACCCCCATTGAGCCCTCCAAGGAGCAAGCTCACCCGATCGGCCCCTTTTACGAATCCGTCCTCCGCACCCCCTCCGGTCCCTTCCCCAAGGTCAAGCCCGAAGAGCCCCCCGTCACCTCCCAATCCAACCCCAAGTCCATGCCCGATCCCGCCCCCGCCCCGGCCGAAAAGCCCCCCGCCGAAAAGGAGGAGCCGACAGAGAAGCAAgcccccgccgccgaggagaaaCCCTCCACCAAACCCGCCCCCGCTCCCCCCAAGGAGGAGAAACCAAAGCCCTCCCCCaaggccgccgccgtcgaggaAGAAAAGCCAGTCGAGGCCCCCATCGCCGAGGAAAAGAAGCCGTTGAAGCGCACCCGCAAGCCACGAAGCACCGGAACCAA AGTAATCTTTggctcctccctcgccggcCCCGCCGAGCGCGCCGAACGTCTCGCCCGCATAAAATCCGAATCCCGCCTCATCAACGGTGTCCTCGTGCCCCCAAAACCAGAAGAACCAGACAATTGCTGCATGAGCGGGTGTGTAAACTGCGTCTGGGATCGGTTTCGTGACGAGATGGAGGATTGGGCTGCAAAGTCCAAACTTGCGGAAGCGAGGATGGAGGCTGCGACAGAAGTGGGTGAACAGGTCGGGGTTACGCAGGACAGTATAGAGAGCACAAATACTACTAGTACTACtatggaggatgatggcggtggctcGGTCGCGAATTGGGATCCGGATGGGAAAACAACTAGAGATCTTTGGGATGAGGAGCTGTACAAGAACGTGCCGGTGGGGATTAGGGAGTTTAtgaagcaggagaagaagttgaaggagaagcaTGCTAGGGAGGGGACTTTGGGGGGTTAA
- the HPT1 gene encoding hypoxanthine-guanine phosphoribosyltransferase (COG:A; EggNog:ENOG503P10X) yields MVEKLYVTYNDVHKLCQESAIPILSEFKPDLMIAIGGGGYVPARILRSFLKQPGSPNIPIQAIGLSLYEQLPNAADQVVEQVGHKVTRTQWLDLTALGSMKNLVGKRILIVDEVDDTRTTLEYAVKELQKDVEEVRAKLGVDEKTEFGIFVLHNKDKQKRGTLPEDVTNGRYWAARTVGDEWICYPWEAIDIDEHDANAAAALAKKSQA; encoded by the exons ATGGTCGAGAAGCTCTACGTCACGTACAACGAT GTACACAAACTCTGCCAAGAGtccgccatccccatcctctccgaGTTCAAGCCCGACCTCATGATCGCTATCGGCGGAGGCGGCTACGTCCCCGCCCGCATCCTCCGCTCCTTCCTCAAGCAGCCCGGCAGCCCAAACATCCCGATCCAGGCCATCGGTCTGTCCCTGTACGAGCAGCTCCCCAACGCGGCTGACCAGGTTGTCGAGCAGGTCGGCCACAAGGTCACGCGCACCCAGTGGCTCGACCTCACGGCGCTGGGCTCCATGAAGAACCTGGTCGGGAAGCGCATCTTGATCGtggacgaggtggacgaCACGAGGACCACGCTCGAGTACGCCGTCAAGGAGCTCCAGaaggatgtcgaggaggtgagggccAAGCTCGGTGTGGATGAGAAGACTGAGTTTGGAATTTTTGTGCTTCAT AACAAGGACAAGCAAAAGCGCGGCACCCTCCCCGAGGATGTCACCAACGGCCGCTACTGGGCCGCGAGGACGGTCGGCGACGAGTGGATCTGCTACCCCTGGGAGGCTATTGACATTGACGAGCACGATGccaatgctgctgctgccttgGCCAAGAAGTCTCAGGCCTAA
- a CDS encoding hypothetical protein (COG:S; EggNog:ENOG503P326), which yields MYRRTPTSVTSPSVTPPTLTKLPSTLQLYTSHKQSLFNIILNTPFVFLRITVFSHFTMDERASLPVSLPVPNPTTSYWHTLTPPPLTLSPTHRSTPDLPSRCDTVIIGSGISGAAIAYNLLQSHNTTTTTTTTTSPPNILLLEARTLCSGATGRNGGHTKAASYRTFLSHISSLGLDQAIKIARLEHNNIKAVHSFAKTNNIQCDLFEGDTTDVIYDAAQWDEAKEAVHKMREVFPGDDPVGRYILLGKEELERDYFVHDYDYEGKREEVRGGVRYAAGGLSAYKFVMGLLRSIEGKGLNVQAETGVSEVKRDGEGGGWVVKTGRGEVRAGRVVMATNGYAAGVMPEVFQGVVVPLRGQITAHRPGSKMAKKGCLDTTYSFIYEGGYEYMITRPEGSELEGDVIMGGGLVRGEAEEGLREFGVSDDSGLNQGISEYLRETTARYFGRDWGDDDAEGRIRQEWTGIMGFSPDGFPFVGEVPNQKGLWVSTSFQGHGMVLCWMCADALVKMMRGTEEEELKKWFPDIFRITEERLKKRFKGRLS from the coding sequence ATGTACCGTCGTACCCCCACCTCTGTTACCTCACCCTCCGTTACCCCACCTACCTTGACCAAGCTCCCCTCCACTCTCCAACTTTACACATCTCACAAACAATCTCTCTTCAACATtatcctcaacacccccttcgTATTCCTCCGCATCACAGTCTTTTCTCATTTCACCATGGACGAAAgagcctccctccccgtctccctcccagtccccaacccaaccacctcctacTGGCACACACTaaccccacctcccctcacCCTATCACCCACCCACCGCTCAACCCCAGATCTCCCGTCTCGATGCGACACAGTAATCATCGGCTCAGGCATCTCAGGCGCAGCAATAGCTTACAACCTTCTCCAATCCCATaatacaacaacaacaacaacaacaacaacctccccaccaaatatcctcctcctcgaagcCCGCACCCTCTGCTCCGGCGCCACAGGCCGAAACGGAGGACACACCAAAGCAGCCTCCTACcgcaccttcctctcccacatctcctccctcggtCTAGACCAAGCGATCAAAATCGCGAGGCTAGagcacaacaacatcaaggcAGTGCATTCATTCGCCAAGACCAACAATATCCAATGTGATCTATTTGAAGGGGATACAACAGACGTCATCTACGACGCGGCGCAATGGGACGAGGCAAAAGAAGCGGTGCACAAAATGAGGGAGGTTTTCCCCGGGGATGATCCAGTGGGACGGTATATTTTGCTagggaaggaggagctggaaaggGACTACTTTGTTCATGATTATGATTATGAggggaaaagagaggaggtgagagggggggtgaggtATGCGGCCGGGGGGTTGTCGGCGTATAAGTTTGTTATGGGGCTGTTGAGGTCAATAGAGGGAAAGGGGTTGAATGTTCAGGCCGAGACGGGGGTTAGCGAGGTAAagagggatggggaagggggcggatgggtggtgaagacggggaggggggaggtgagggcggggagggtggtgatggctacGAATGGGTATGCTGCGGGGGTGATGCCGGAGGTGTTtcagggggtggttgtgccGTTGAGGGGGCAGATCACGGCGCACAGACCTGGGAGTAAGATGGCGAAGAAGGGGTGTTTGGACACGACGTATAGTTTTATTTATGAGGGGGGGTATGAGTACATGATTACGAGGCCGGAGGGGAGTGAGCTGGAAGGGGATGTCATcatgggaggggggctggtgaggggggaggcggaggaggggttgagggagttTGGGGTGAGTGATGATTCGGGGTTGAATCAGGGGATAAGTGAGTATTTGAGAGAGACGACAGCGAGGTATTTTGGGAGGGAttggggggatgatgatgctgagggTCGGATAAGACAGGAGTGGACTGGGATTATGGGGTTCAGCCCGGATGGGTTTCCGTTTGTAGGGGAGGTTCCGAACCAGAAAGGGCTATGGGTGAGCACCAGCTTTCAGGGACATGGGATGGTGCTGTGCTGGATGTGTGCGGATGctttggtgaagatgatgagagggacggaggaggaggagctgaaaAAGTGGTTTCCGGACATCTTTAGGATTACGGAGGAaaggctgaagaagaggttcAAGGGGAGGCTGAGTTGA